A single genomic interval of Zunongwangia sp. HGR-M22 harbors:
- a CDS encoding DUF4369 domain-containing protein — protein MKKTSLLLLTVLSIIACSQKETNLKVSGNIKGLKKGTLFLQMIEDTALVSVDSVEINGDSNFLLQANIDSPQMMYLYLNKVDNSEFDDRLDFFADEGETKITTSLEKFETDAKITGSQNQEKLTEYRKMMSRFNDSNLDIIKENFEAQKAEDDDKLIELDKRYESLLKRKYLYTVNFALNNKDLEVAPYLALSEVFDANIKYLDTIYNSLEKNVRKSKYGKQLKSFLKERRAEEKLEDKIEADNEQSNS, from the coding sequence ATGAAAAAAACTAGCTTACTTTTACTTACTGTTCTTAGCATTATCGCCTGTTCCCAAAAAGAAACCAATCTTAAAGTTTCCGGAAACATTAAAGGACTTAAAAAAGGTACGCTATTTCTTCAAATGATCGAGGACACTGCTTTGGTAAGCGTAGATTCTGTAGAAATCAACGGAGACTCTAATTTCTTGCTTCAGGCTAATATTGATAGCCCGCAAATGATGTATTTATACCTGAATAAAGTTGACAATTCTGAATTTGATGATCGCTTAGATTTCTTTGCTGATGAAGGAGAAACCAAAATAACAACCTCCCTTGAAAAGTTTGAAACCGATGCCAAAATTACCGGTTCTCAGAATCAGGAAAAGCTTACAGAATACCGTAAAATGATGAGCAGGTTTAATGATAGTAATCTGGATATTATTAAAGAAAACTTTGAAGCTCAAAAAGCTGAAGATGATGATAAGCTTATAGAACTAGATAAGCGCTACGAAAGTCTTTTAAAGCGTAAATATCTTTACACCGTAAACTTTGCTCTTAATAACAAAGATTTAGAGGTAGCCCCTTACCTAGCCCTATCTGAAGTATTTGATGCCAATATTAAATATCTAGACACTATTTATAATTCTTTAGAAAAGAACGTTAGAAAATCTAAATACGGTAAGCAACTAAAAAGTTTTCTAAAAGAGCGTCGCGCAGAAGAAAAATTAGAAGACAAAATAGAAGCAGATAACGAACAATCCAATTCTTAA